AATTCTATTCTTCAGAGTTCTTCATCAGTTGAGGCAAAGAAACTTGATACTTCCTTGTCTATTAACCTCCGGCCTCCACCAGCTGATCGACACAAATCATTTGATGATGAAGATGCCACAAGAAAGCCTATTGTTGCCAAGAAATCCACCGTGGTGGTTCCTTCTAACGTGAGAGTTTACTCTGTTGCAGATCTCCAAATTGCAACTGAGAGTTTCAGTTTTGAGAATCTTCTTGGGGAAGGGACTTTTAGTCGAGTGTACAGAGCTGAGTTTGAAGATGGAAAGGTTCTTGCTGTAAAGAAGATTGATTCCTCTGCTCTTTCACATGACACGACCGATGATGATTTCACTGAAATAGTATCGAAAATCGCCATTTTGGATCATCCAAATCTGACAAAGCTTGTTGGTTACTGTGCTGAGCACGGACAGCATCTCCTGGTCTACGAGTTCCACAGTAAAGGATCTTTACATGACTTCTTGCACTTACCAGAAGAAGAAAGCAAGGCACTGGTGTGGAACTCACGAGTCAAGATTGCTCTTGGGACTGCACGTGGATTAGAGTACCTGCATGAAGTCTGTTCACCATCTATAGTTGACAAGAACATCAAATCATCCAATATTTTACTTGATTCAGAGCTGAACCCTCACTTATCAGATTCAGGTCTCGCAAGCTTCCTTCCCACAGCAAACGAGGTTTGGATAATACAAACTCTTTACAAAGTTTCTCAACTTAATTTGGTTTGCTTATATCATCATTCTGTGCAGTTACTAAACCAAACCGATGAAGGTTATAGCGCACCTGAAGTATCAATGTCAGGTCAATACTCTTTGAAGAGTGATGTGTACAGTTTTGGAGTAGTGATGCTTGAACTTTTAACCGGGAGGAAACCATTTGACAGGTAAAAACTTTAGTTATGATCATTGCTAGAGTTGGATTTAGAGATGAGGAATgtgttttctgaattttataacTTTGAGCAGTACAAGGTCAAGATCTGAGCAGTCATTGGTTAGATGGGCGACACCACAGCTTCATGATATTGACGCTTTAGGCAAGATGGTTGATCCAGCTCTTGAAGGGCTTTACCCGGTTAAATCTCTTTCTCGGTTTGCAGATGTTATTGCTCTCTGCGTCCAGGTAAAAAGATAATTAACTGTTTTACAAGCAGCTTGCGGAACAAGAAACTTTTGTTTAACAGATTTTGGGGTTTGGCGTTTTTAACAGCCTGAGCCGGAGTTTAGACCACCAATGTCTGAAGTTGTGCAGGCATTGGTTGTTTTAGTGCAGAGAGCTAACATGAGCAAGAGAACTTCCAAACGGTCTGGTAGTGCCGACACAACCAATGATTACGTGTAAACTCATGGTCGAAGAGAAGAAAGAACACTTTGCTCTGTTGGTTGAAGTCACAAAGACAACAACAAACAGAGCTTCTATGCTCCCTTTTACATTGATTTCGATTGGGTTTGGTTAAATTCTTGTGAATGATGATTGActtgaaaaaaaagagaatgatTGAGTGAGAAAGTATTAAACATATAACTGGATTAAACAAAACGATTCTTgcaaaatagaaagaaaaggaCACACAATGTTCGAGTTCTCTCACTCTCACACTAGTTGTAGACCATGTACTTGGGAGTAGCACTGAACTTCTGATAACCCTTGATGACTTTGTTCACTGCATCCAAAAAGTCTTTCTCAGTCACTGTCTTTCTCCTAGCTCTGATTGCATACATTCCAGCTTCAGTGCACACACTCCTGATATCAGCTCCTGCAAAAACAAATTACTTGAAACTTAAGACGAGAGAAAACAGAAGAGtatatgagagagagagagatgtttaCTGGTTGAGATCATTTACCGGTTGAGTTTGGGCAGAGGCGAGCAAGGAGTTCAAAACGGATGTCTCTCTCGCAGTTCATGGTTCTTGTGTGAATCTTGAAGATCTGAGTTCTGCTCTCCAGGTCAGGCAAACCAAACTCAACCTTACGATCAAGACGTCCAGGACGTAAAAGAGCAGGGTCCAGCGTGTCAGGCCTGGAATATAAGAGTTACATAGAAATTAACCCATTAGTGTATAATTGTATTGTGTAGCTACTTAAGGCTGGTTATGGGATTGTGGACTGACCTATTCGTTGCCATAAGAACCTTGATGTTACCACGTGCGTCGAACCCATCAAGCTGATTCACAATCTCAAGCATAGTACGTTGGACTTCGTTATCACCTCCTACACCGTCGTCAAATCTTGCACCACCGATGGCATCAACTTCATCAAAGAACACAATGCAAGCTTTTTTGGACCGTGCCATCTGCAAAACGAGTATTGTAAACAACGTTTCAGAATATAGCAGAGCGTTGGCTAGACAAAACAGAGATAGCAAGAAGGAACGTTGACATTTAATTACCTGAAACAGTTCACGAACCATCCTAGCTCCTTCACCGACATACTTCTGAACAAGCTCACTGCCGATAACCCTGATAAAGCAAGCATCGGTTCTGTTGGCAACAGCTCTAGCCAACAGGGTTTTACCGGTACCAGGAGGACCATAGCAGAGAACTCCCTTGGGAGGATCTATTCCAAGCTTCACAAACTTCTCTGGGTGAAGCATTGGCAGTTCAACAACCTATAGTTGACAAAACAACAACTTTTATCTTCTCCTTGCACAACAATACCTTATAGCCTTATAACTATAGCTGACGAGAAAAGATAAAATAACAAAGTTCAACAGACCTCCCGCATCTTCTCAATCTGCTCCTTGCAGCCACCAACGTCATTGTAAGTAACATCAGGTTTCTCTTCGACAGTCATCATGGTGACACTAGGATCGATCTTTGGAGGTAGAGGAATCTGAATCTGATACTTATTCCTATCAACTCTGTAAATACAAATCAAAAAagttaaagttttttttggttcagttatCATACAAATGATAAAAGGGACTGATAATTAAAACCAGAGACAATCTCAGTTCACATACCCAACTCGCATGCCTTCTTCAATATCAGTAGGAGAAACTTTATCGCCAAGACCAACGACAAACTACAATCATGGATCAAAACAAACCAGTCAAGTCTACAAATAACTGGTTATGCAGAGACAAACACCAAATCTTTGGAATTGAATGTACCTTAGCAATCTGTTTGACATTAATGACGTACTTGGCGTCTTCAGTGTTTGGACTAATGATCTTTGTGCATCTAGCAACCTGGACACAGTAATTAGAGTCACCAgttagagaagaagaaaataatagaGAGAAGTATTGCTAATAAAGAAATGGTATGTACCTGGAGAGGTTGCTCTTCTTGCATCATCTGTTTATCAGAAACGAGATCCCACTGACTGGGAGGAGCTAAACCAGTATCAGATTCCTTGATACCTGCAAATGAAGCTTATCAAGGTTTATCCTTTTACTCACACCAAAAGTAAGCCCCAACGCTCTGAGGAACAAAGAGAGAGCACACATACCACAGAGATCGTTGATCTTTTTGGCAAGCTCCTTGATTTCTTTCTCCACTTTCTTTATAGGCGCAGAGTAAGGCCCTAACCCCTATCATATATCCATCATTATCAGTAAGTAAACACTAAGAATCATATAGTTTGGATCGTGAGCTAAATCGTAAGCATAGAGAAGGAATCTAGCtctaaaaaacattaaatttagtTTCCAACGAGACGAACCTAGCAAGCACTGCAAAATCGAGAAACCTTAGCTAACAAACTAAAGCCTAAGCTGGATCTGTAGAGAAAATCGAGAGTATTCGAATCCGCAATCGAAGTTTAGGGCTTACGTAAGTCTTGAGGAGAGCGATATCATCTTCGTCGAGGGGGCGAGGATTCTTCTCCTCTCGAATCTCATCTTCGATATCTCTCGTCATCTTTGAGAGGAAAAATTGCGAAAATTGAGTTTTTAACTAACTTTGTCTTGTCTTGCCCAAGAGGAAAGCTCTTGTTCTGCTGTTGAGTGTAAATAGGCAAaacttgtcttgtccaagaggAAAGCTCTTCAAGCTCGGCCCATATTAACAGTCTAAAATGGGCCAAAACTCGCGAACCATCCGCGGACCCACAGCTTATATATTTACAgagattattttaatattaatcaaCAATCCAATATTataatctatatttaaatataggatagtttaaatattttttataataataaaatctatgatattaatattaaataaataatgtatacTAAACTATAAAACCAATAGTAAAAGCACCGTAATTCTGTTTCAACTTAATGTTGACAATGaatcattttatataagtaatgctaacaaaaaaaacattattcgtttttttttgctttaagatagataatcaattttaaaaattttctcaaaattaatGAAGTTTTAAAACTTATATGTATCTCCATCCTCTATCTTTTTATGTATTGTGGTagttttaaaaaagaataacataattttaaaaaatattataagtaaATATGCATTAATTTGACCAATTAATATCAAGCAGCATTAGTTATTGAGAATAAAAGTGTAACTcagataataaaattaattttatttagttgttACGGTGATTATCAGACGCAAAGGTATGTCAATGCATAATATATGTGTTGTATGTTGTATCCACActtccttttttctttgttatcgGATGAAATCAAAGATATATCAAATATACTTAAGATACATGAAATTGATGTATTCTGTTATGATCAACAGCATTGAATTAAGTGATTACTagttttttgatgttttgtaaATAGATGCCTATGAAATTGTAGGTATGATTGATTTGTTGCATGATACAATAtttaattagtgttatatatatatataattagtggTTTATATAAGGctaaagaacatatatatatatacgtgtgTGAATTATAAGAATTTAGGCTGTTAATGTCCAATTTTCACACATAATCTTAGAAAGATAAgatataaaaatcaataaaaaagtttttaagaAATTCGACGTCAATTATCGTATGCTAACTATGAAAACATAGTCCAGATGATGCTGGAGATTTAAACTTATAGCGAATTTTATCCTAAATCGGAGTCCATATGATGTCAAAGATtccaaaaactttatattttggTAAGTCATTTGTTAAGCTCAGCTTATCACAAGattgttttagggtttgaaaGATTGAAAATTGAGAGATTAGAAAAATGAGAGCTTTATTAGAtttctttgattttgtttttaatttgttttttaatcaaaaacgaAACTAAACGAGACATATCTCCATAAATCTATACTCCTATACTTTACTTACAAGTGTGGGTCTATTTGTCACATGAGttaatgtttttgattttaataatttttattgacgaaaaatttgatatacaaaccaattaaactatatatacatGTTCTAACgataatgttatattttttttaataaactattgttttttaaaaagatataaaaaatctaactaaatactatataaattatattttatattctctCGACTATGACGATCACTGTTCTCCGAAACTGCAGGCGATTAAGCTTCCATGCATTCAGAGCTTTGTGCACTCGCTATCTGATCCATAACGTCGACAGAAAAGAGTATATTAACATGAAACGTGCCAATCTGACCGACGTGACCATGTGTGCTTTGGGTGTTCACTTCAGTTGGGCTTAGCATACATTCAAAAGTTCGGAACTCCAGAAGAAGAACCAGAGCATGAGTTATTCAGCTGCTTAAAGGAGATGAAGATAAAGAGAAGCCAGCCATTATACAACATAGAAGGTTTTTATGAGTATGAAACATTAGACCAAGCTCTTGTTAGGCTTATAACGCACCCAGTTGGTGCAACACTTTACGGATTTTGTGGCTGGGATGGGTCTGGTATATACAGAGGGCCAATGGAAGAAAATGTTTAAATTGAAGGATTACATGCAGTCATTATGTGTGAGCTGAGGATGATCGATGGAGAACCCATTATTCTCTGTAAAAGCAGCAACGAAGATGATTTCGGATGAGTGGAAGGGTTCCACGGTTTTGTTGCCGTAGCTGCAAACGTCATGATAATGATTATGAGTAAAGAGACGGCTAATGACAACGAGGGTCATGGTTTCCCCTAGAAAGCCTTCAAGCCTCCTTACTGGATTCTATTCGGTGGAGGTGCCCTACAAAGACCCATCTTAACCTAGAGGGACCAAAGGATAGAGaggaaaacaaaaaagtttaaggtaaattggttataaatattttgctgTTTTTATGTTAGATATTTAATAGCTAAgtaatataactatttatttctctctctaaatAGTATTAAATGAaccaaaaatcaattttataattgtttCAATACTGACCTCCATGCTTTCTGCCATACCTTTAAATGCATTATCTTCAAAAAGACCTTCTTCCAATAGTCTTGGTACGTGATTGCACTTCAAACTTCCTTGCCCACTTGGTGTTTCCACGGTAAGTCTAATGTATTACGTCATACAACTTTAAACCTCTTCATATATTCAGAACCAAAACCCTCTAGTTGAAATCCTAGACTCCATGCTGATAGTGCATAGGCATCCTTGTCTCTGGTTTTATTTTCTGGACTCTCCGGTTCCGTATATTCATGAGTTGTTCTTTTGAAGAGTTTCCAGCACCAAATTCCTCATGCTCTGCCTGCTTAACCACTTTATTTTGTCCCAAAGAACCATTCTCTTGAAGACACGCGAACAGCTAGGAGCATGCTTATCATATGATTCCTTGATCCACTTTCCAAATGTACCTTGGACACTTTGTAAGGCCAAGTGCACTATCTCAATATCCGGAATATAATGCTCGCAGCAGTGTTTCTCAAAAAATAGTTTAACCAATACTCCAACTCATATATCGAACCCCACTTCATTGTCCTTCCTCATACTGGTTCCATCATCAAATGACGAGAATAAAAGCTTTATCTCCTTTGCTGGAACCTTCGTGGCCGAAgtctcatgtttttttttgaaaagaaaaaggttaaACCCGGGTCTATTAAAGACACAAACCTAACCCCtgggtggaggtacagcccacggataaACCTTCTCCTAGACATTCATATGAGCCGAAAGCAATAGCTCATAATTCTCCCCCggtctttgttttgttttgtaatgcTGATTCTGAAGTTGAGCATTCCTGAAATCTACCACTGGTAGTTTTCCATTAGGACCATCACCAATTGGCCTAACCACTTGTCTTCCCACCGTAGAGCTAGGTTCATTGCATATCGAAGGTTGCTAGGTTTTAATAGTCGAAATTGGTCATGTAATGTTTTCTTCAATCCTCTAACTAATACACTCATCAAGTAGTTATCAGGAAAATCTTTACATTCTTCACTTAGTGTATGAAATATGTGTATATACTCACGAACTGAACCCTCTTGAGCTATCCCCAAGTACATATGCTTCTCGGTTCTCGCCATGTTACCAGCTTGTTGTATTTCCGGTGGAAGCCTCAAACAACGCTTGTACTCAGGCTCATTTGCAGTATTCTTACCGGCTTCACGAGCTTAATGATATGATTGATCATTCATCCATCCTTAATCTCTGCTGCTTGTGGTCTTAGTCATGTCCAATGATGATGTTGTATTGCGTAGATTTGTAGCTTCATGTAAGTGGTTATATTTGTGAGACCCGATTCAAAATTAAAACTTGGTTTCTCAAATTTAAGttaatcttttaaaaagtaaattgataatttaagaatattttattaaaaattatattctaaaattatctttcaaaataaattagtttttattatatttttatattattttaaatttttcattttatgtttgTATCATTTTTAGTTACAttctaataattataaaattaattttataattatacaatatatatttattaatttaaaaatacaataaactTAAAATCGGTTGGACCGATTCGATAATTGACCCACCGAATCAAGTCTGGTCTGGTTTTCAAAACATGAAGCCACCTTTAAAGCAAGTCTCTTTAGCTTAATTATTACTGTTAGTAAATAGTTTTCTGTACACATATATAACTAccaagtttattttattaaaattaaatttctcttGTTCTTTGCTTCTTTATGTTCTTGTAAATTTGAGAGAATAATAAGCTTATTGTTATGTTTATTTATTCCTTCTGTAgtgtaaaaaatgaaaattcagcTGCTTCCGGGTAACAAAAGATTTTTTCATAAGTTTCCAACGAATCAAAACAAGGGTAAGGTTAGTTCCCAAACATCTTAAACAAATGTTCCAAGTAAAACGAGTTAGCCTAGATTGCGATATTTAAGAACATCGATCTTGTTGAGATGGAACAATTTGCAAATCTCTACTATGGTCTCCTCATCGAGCCCTTCCTCACTAGCTTCACGAAGTAGCTTGTATAACTCTTCTGATGGCAGCAAAACCTGTTTCATGCGCAACAAAGACAAGAATAAGAAACAAGAAACCAAACCTTCTAAGTTTGTCTACTGAGTAAAACAGCTTACACATGTGGGAGACAGAGCGTCTTGTTCCGGTTTGTTGTTATTGTTTTCGTCTGCATCATAAGTTTGGGGATTTGAATGGTCTGAGAGGAGCTTAAGCAGCTTCTCACTTCCCTGCCACAACAAAAGGTGATTTtgagtttatatataaagactTTATGATGTATGGGGAAGGGTCATTCGCAGACCTGAAGAGCTCGCCAGTGGGAATATGTGCGGAATAAGACCCAGAAGAATGGTATGTTTGGTAATGGCAATACCTAAATGGAACAATACAACAACGCTTTGTTGGCTATGGGAGAGACTTTGAAGAAACTAAACCGAGTTGTTAAGGTTACATACCGTAAACGCAGTGGTCAATGGAAGCAAAGTTACTGAACCGATAAGGTACTTCTTGTGCAAAATTGTTCCACTACAGTACAGATCCAGTTTAGAAACATTCATGTCAGAAGAAACAGAGATTCTCTCAACTCAAAATGTCTCAAGAGACgatgcaaaaaaataaaataaaaaaagcagTTTACCTCAAAGCAATGTGGCGTAGTCTCCTGCGTACAAGTCTAGGATCTAAACTGAAACATTTGACATGGATTAGCTAAAACCGAAATCAGTCCAACATACTCATGAATGCCTAACCAAAATCTTATAATCCAATTTTTTCAAGTTTACAAAagatcaagaagaagagaggagaaaAGAACCTTGGAGGATAAGAGACTTGTACGGAAGTGACCTCCTTAGATATAGACTTCAAGAATATCTCAGACGGCTTCACACGAGCCAGAAGCTTCAACCCTAACCTATACACCCAACCAACCATAGAGAGGACCACAACTGAAACATTACGAAATGtctcaaatacaaaactaaaagaAGAGACTTTTTACAAACCCGTGAATCTTGTTCTTCATTGAACCTTCAGGTGCTACTTCAAGACCCATCCACGCCTTATTCATCTAAACCAATACAAACAAAAAGACCATTTTTTTCTCTCATTTCTATTTGatcagaaacaaaacaaacgCTTATTGGTCACAAATAGATAAAAGCTAAAACCTCACTAGGCGCCACATAAACACACAAACAAGGGTAAGTTCCgctttatatatatgtataaagaaGGAAACTTTTGCAAAAGCGTATATATACCTTGTCGGAGATGAAATCGACAAGAAGCTCAGCGTTGGCATTGATGGGCTTAGATTCAGATGATATCTTCTTCCATAAACCTCGTACAGTTGTCGGAGTAACACCGGACGGCGCTTGAGCAGCGAGAGGATCAACGGATCTGCTGAAACACCACTTCCTCCCTTTAATCGGGAACACAA
The Raphanus sativus cultivar WK10039 chromosome 1, ASM80110v3, whole genome shotgun sequence DNA segment above includes these coding regions:
- the LOC108807921 gene encoding uncharacterized protein LOC108807921; protein product: MRARLVVFPIKGRKWCFSRSVDPLAAQAPSGVTPTTVRGLWKKISSESKPINANAELLVDFISDKMNKAWMGLEVAPEGSMKNKIHGLGLKLLARVKPSEIFLKSISKEVTSVQVSYPPSLDPRLVRRRLRHIALSGTILHKKYLIGSVTLLPLTTAFTVLPLPNIPFFWVLFRTYSHWRALQGSEKLLKLLSDHSNPQTYDADENNNNKPEQDALSPTCVLLPSEELYKLLREASEEGLDEETIVEICKLFHLNKIDVLKYRNLG
- the LOC108807912 gene encoding 26S proteasome regulatory subunit 7 homolog A, whose amino-acid sequence is MTRDIEDEIREEKNPRPLDEDDIALLKTYGLGPYSAPIKKVEKEIKELAKKINDLCGIKESDTGLAPPSQWDLVSDKQMMQEEQPLQVARCTKIISPNTEDAKYVINVKQIAKFVVGLGDKVSPTDIEEGMRVGVDRNKYQIQIPLPPKIDPSVTMMTVEEKPDVTYNDVGGCKEQIEKMREVVELPMLHPEKFVKLGIDPPKGVLCYGPPGTGKTLLARAVANRTDACFIRVIGSELVQKYVGEGARMVRELFQMARSKKACIVFFDEVDAIGGARFDDGVGGDNEVQRTMLEIVNQLDGFDARGNIKVLMATNRPDTLDPALLRPGRLDRKVEFGLPDLESRTQIFKIHTRTMNCERDIRFELLARLCPNSTGADIRSVCTEAGMYAIRARRKTVTEKDFLDAVNKVIKGYQKFSATPKYMVYN
- the LOC130496678 gene encoding protein STRUBBELIG-RECEPTOR FAMILY 6-like, translating into MMKKWVVMVSLFTVCIVGFELSSIHGATDASDTSALNMLFTSMHSPAQLTQWTASPAGDPCGGQNWRGVTCSGTRVTQIKISGLELSGTLGYLLDRLTNLTELDVSSNNLGGDLPYQFPPNLERLNLAFNQFTGAAQYSISQIVPLKYLNLGHNQFKGKIAIDFYKLTSLTTLDLSFNSFTDSLPGTFTSLTSLKSLYLQNNQFSGTVDVLAALPLETLNIANNDFTGWIPSSLKGIDLIKDGNSFSTGPAPPPPPGTPPPPPPHGPPPTHGTPSHKPGGGTNRSSGESTSNGDSKKSGIGVGVIAGIVISFLVITALVAFFLVKRRKRSKRSSSSSMDIEKTNNQPHMVAENNSILQSSSSVEAKKLDTSLSINLRPPPADRHKSFDDEDATRKPIVAKKSTVVVPSNVRVYSVADLQIATESFSFENLLGEGTFSRVYRAEFEDGKVLAVKKIDSSALSHDTTDDDFTEIVSKIAILDHPNLTKLVGYCAEHGQHLLVYEFHSKGSLHDFLHLPEEESKALVWNSRVKIALGTARGLEYLHEVCSPSIVDKNIKSSNILLDSELNPHLSDSGLASFLPTANELLNQTDEGYSAPEVSMSGQYSLKSDVYSFGVVMLELLTGRKPFDSTRSRSEQSLVRWATPQLHDIDALGKMVDPALEGLYPVKSLSRFADVIALCVQPEPEFRPPMSEVVQALVVLVQRANMSKRTSKRSGSADTTNDYV